The DNA segment GCGATTCAGTTTCTCGTCGATGTTTCGCCGGAGGACTTGCAGAAGTTTGAAAGCGAACTCCCGGAGAATGTCTTCCGTCGCGCGAAGCATGTCATTGAAGAGCACCGTCGGGTGCAGGAGTGTGTGAAGCTGCTTGCCAACGGTGATTTGAAGGCGGTCGGAGAGTTGCTCTGCGCCTCTCACTGGAGCTCATCGAAGTTGTTTGAGAATAGTATCGAAGAGTTGGATACTTTGGTTGAATTTCTGTCTGCAGAGGAAAAGGTGTATGGCACCCGGCTTACCGGGGGCGGGTTTGGCGGTGCGGTCATGGCTCTTTGCCAGAAGTCGTTCGCGGAAGAAGACGCCCAGAAGATCGCCGATCAGTTTTCGCAAAAATATGGGGAGGCTCCCAAGTTTCGCGGTCTTTCGATCGCGGAGGGGGCGCAGAAGGTATCGTGATGACAGAGCAAATTCTTCGGATTGGAATCGTTGGCGCAGGTGGAAATTCCAGGTTGCGACACATCCCTGGGTTTCAGGAAATCGAGGGAGTGGAAGTTACGGGTGTCGTCAACCGCTCCCGGGCGTCGAGTGAAGAGGCCGCCAAAGAATTTGACATTCCCCGCGTGTTCGAGGACTGGCAGTCACTGGTCTCGGACCCGGAGATTGACGCGGTTTGCATCGGTACTTGGCCATATCTTCACCGTGAAGTGACGATTGCCGCCTTGCGGGCGGGAAAGCATGTGCTTTGCGAAGCGAGAATGGCGCGGAATCTGGCGGAGGCCCAGGAGATGGCTCTTGTCGCCTCTGAGCATGGAGATCAAGTCGCGCAGATTGTTCCCTCGCCGTTCACTCTTGGAGACGACGAGTGGATCGCCTCCCGGATTGCGAAGGGTGTTTTGGGAAACCTTCTTGAGGTGCGCTCTCGTTTTCTCAATGGAGCTCTTCTCGATCCGAAGACTCCGATGAATTGGCGGCTCGATTCGGAGATGAGCGGGAAAAATACCATGGTCATGGGCATCCTCCACGAAGCGATCCTGCGCTGGGTCGATTTTCCGGATCTCGAAGTGACCGCGACCGCGGGCTTTGGTGCCGAGAAGCGCCCCGATGAGAACGGTGAGCTTCAGCCGACGGTCATCCCTGAGAGTTTGCAGATCGTAGCATTTCCGTCCTCCGGCCCACGGCTGGTCTATGACCTCAGCCAGCTGCATGGAGGAGAGCCCGAGAATTCGATTTGTATTAACGGCGAAAAAGGCTCTCTGCTGGTCGATCTCGCCGCGGGCAAAATTGTCCTCGCAGTCGAAGGGGAGGAGCCCGTCGTCCGAACGATTGAAGACGCCTGGGATGTGGAAGGTGAGTTTGTCCGGTCCATCCGCGAAGGCACTCCGGTCACCCGGACCAATTTTACCGATGGGTTGAAATACATGGCCTTCACCGAAGCAGTCTGGGAGTCCTGGAATGCAGAAAGTGCTGTGCCTGTCGGCCAGTAATCGCATCGGCATTCCCCTCTCGGGTCGTAGCGGAAGCGCGATAGCGATTTCGAAGGTAAGTTCCGGAGCGTCCTCGGACTTTCCGGAAAGTTCGCAGAAACGGCTCTCGCCGTTCCTCTCCAATACGTAGGAGATGGGAGCGGAAGCGCGATAGCGATTTCGGAGGTAGGTTCCGAGCGTCCTCGAACTTTTCGGAGAGTTTCGCAGAAACGGCTCTCGCCGTTCCTCTCCAATGCGTAGGAGATGGGAGCGGAAGCGCGATAGCGATTTCGGAGGTAGGTTCCGAGCGTCCTCGAACTTTTCGGAGAGGTCCGCAGAAACGGCTCTCGCCGTTCCTCTCCAATGCGTAGGAGATGGGAGCGGAAGCGCGATAGCGATTTCGGAGGTAGGTTCCGGAGCGTCCTCGGACTTTCCGGAGAGTTTCGCAGAAACGGCTCTCGCCGTTCCTCTCCAGTGCGTAGGAGATGGGAGCGGAAGCGCGATAGCGATTTCGAAGCATTGAAGGAAGAGCGAGTTCCAGCGCAAATTGTCCTTTCCGTCTCACCCGAATCCGATTATCTTTAGTCCTTTATGGTCATTTTTGTTCTGAATGAAGCGAGTGCTGGTGAAAAGCGGTGCGCAGCAACCCCGGAGACCGTAAAGCGTCTTTTGGCGCTGGCACCGGCTCCAGAGGTTGTCGTGGAGTCGGGCTTGGGTGCCGCCAGTGGATATCCGGATGCGGATTATCAATCAGCTGGGGCGACCGTCGTCCAGACTCGGGGAGAAGGCCTGGGGCGGGCCAATGTCGTGCTGCGGGTGAATGCCCCGGCAGTAGACGAGATTGCGTCCTATCCGTCCGGCGCTCTCTCCATTAGTCTGCTCGATCCCTTTAACAATCGTGCGGCTTTGGAAGCGTTTTCGTCCGCTGGAGTGAACGCTATCAGCCTGGAGATGATTCCGCGGACCACTCTTGCCCAAAAGATGGACGTGCTCAGCTCTCAGGCAAATTTGGCTGGTTACTCGTCCGTGGTTGTTGCCTCTGGCTTACTGGGAAAAATTCTTCCGATGATGATGACGCCAGCGGGGACCATTTCTCCGGCAAAGGTCTTTGTGATCGGGGTGGGGGTTGCAGGATTGCAGGCGATCGCGACTGCGAAGCGCCTCGGGGCTCGCGTCGATGCCTTTGACACCCGTCCGGTCGTCGAAGAGCAAGTGAAGTCCCTCGGGGCCAAGTTCCTCAAAATCGATCTCGGAGATACGGGGCAGACTGACCAGGGGTATGCCAAGGAATTGACTCCTGAACAAATCGAGCTGCAACAAAAGGGCATGGCGAAAGCCTGTGCCGGGGCGGATATCGTCATCACCACCGCGAAGCTGTTCGGTCGACCCGCACCGAAGATTGTGACCCAGGAAATGGTCGCTGGCATGCGCCCGGGCGCGGTGATTGTCGACCTGGCCGCCGATACCGGGGGAAATGTTGAAGGAACGATTCCGGGTGAGGTCGCGGAGACCGACGACGGCGTCCGCATAATCGGCACCCGCTGTATGGAAGGCACCGTTGCCCGTGACGCGTCGGGGATGCTTGCCTCCAATCTCTTTGCCTTGATCGAGCACTTTTTCGACAAAGAATCGGGCAACTTCGATTACCGCGAAGAAGACGAAATCCTCAAGGGATGCCTCATCGTCCGCGATGGAGCCATCGTCCACGAAAAATTCAAGAACGCCTAACCCCACGATTATGGAACTGGTCTTACTGTTATTCATCTTCACCCTGGCGGCCTTCCTCGGGTTCGAGTTGATCGCCAAGGTGCCTTCGCAGCTGCATACGCCGCTGATGTCGGGTTCGAACGCGATCTCTGGTATTACGATCGTTGGGGCAATTACTGCCACCGGCCTGTCGGACTCAGTCTTTGCTCAATGGCTCGGTTTTATCGCTCTCGTTCTCGCCACGATCAACGTCGTCGGCGGCTACCTCGTAACTGACCGGATGCTCGGAATGTTCAAGAAGAAGGAGAAGACGCCCAAATGAGTGCTGTTTTCCTCAATATTGCTTACATCGCTGCGGCGGTGTTGTTCATTTTCGGAATCAAGATGCTCGGGTCCGCCAGCACGGCGCGCAAGGGCAACATGATTTCGGCCATCGGCATGCTCTTGGCGGTCGTCGTCACCCTCATGAAATCCGGAATGGATTTTCAATGGGTCTGGATCGGCCTCGGCTTAGGGACCGTTATCGGTGTCGTCTGGGCGCGCGTAGTCAAGATGACCGGGATGCCCGAGCTCGTAGCGCTCTTTAATGGTTTCGGAGGATTGGCCTCGGTGTTTGTCGCTTGGGCGGAGTATCAAAAGTATTTCAGCGAAGGCGGGATCGGAGGCATCGAGAATGCGACCTTTATTGCCGTGGTCATCGCAGTTGCGACTTGGATCGGGGCTTTGACCTTCTCGGGAAGTTTGATCGCCTGGGCGAAGCTTTCTGGGAAACTCGGAGGTTCTGCGACCATTCTCCCGAAGCAGCGTTTGATCGCCTTAGTCCTGCTGATTCTCTCGGTGGGCAGCGTTGCCTTCTTCGGGTGGGCTCCGGATAGCCCGGTGGCCTACGGAGTTTTCCTTGGGGTCCTTGTGGCCGGGATTGGCTTGGGGATCTTCGGAGTCCTGCCTATTGGCGGCGGAGACATGCCCGTGGTCATCTCGCTCTTGAACAGTCTTTCGGGTCTCGCGGCTTCCGCGGCCGGTTTTGCCATTCAGAATAACGTCCTCATCGTTGCCGGATGTTTGGTGGGCTGCTCGGGACTCATCCTGACCCTCATCATGTGTAAGGCCATGAATCGTAACCTGGCCAACGTCCTCTTCAGTGGATTCGGTTCCGCCGGCGGGGCCGCGGATACGGAGGTGGAAGGAGAGATGAAAGCGGCCACGACTTCGGACGCTTACTACGTCCTCGAAGCCGCCCAGACCGTGGTCATCATTCCCGGATACGGAATGGCCGTCGCCCAGGCGCAGCACGCCGTGAAAGAGTTGGGAGACCTGCTCGAGGAAAATGGTGCCGAAGTCTTTTACGCCATCCACCCGGTGGCGGGGCGCATGCCCGGACACATGAACGTGCTCCTCGCGGAAGCCGACGTCCCCTACGAGCAGCTTGTGGAAATGGACGCGATCAATCCGCGCATGCCCTCGGTCGACGTGGCCATCGTCATCGGTGCCAACGACGTCGTGAATCCTGCGGCCTCCGAGGACCAGTCCAGCCCGATCTACGGCATGCCCATCATCAAGGCCAACGAAGCCCGCACCGTCTACGCCCTCAAGCGAGGCAAGGGCGCCGGCTTCTCCGGTCTGGTCAACAAGCTCTACTTCCTCGAAAAGACTCGGATGCTCTACGGCGACGCCAAAGAAACCGTCACCGCTCTCGTTTCCGAGTTTAAGAAGTAAGCCCGCCGCAAAAGCCATTGGGCGCAACCTTTCGCCCGGAGAGACTCCGTTCTCTCCGGGCTTTTTGTTTTCCGGGGCGGTGGCGAAATCGATTCCGGTGCTACCCAAAGGCGCAAAAGATCAGAAAAATGAGGAGGATCGTGTCGGGTCCGGGTTGATCCCGTGTCCCTGCGTAGGATCGGGGGTTCCCAGTATCAACCAAGTCGCGACAAGCGCTTGTCCGGAGTCGCATGCGAAGAGGTGAAGGATCTATGAGTGTTCGATTTTATTATTGTCGTACTCGCATGACTTTAGTCGTGCGCATCTCGTTGGAGCGGGTTTGCAGTTCCGACTGTAGTCGGCTCCCGTGCTGCCGCCGCGCATGAAGTTTAAGACCCATTGCAAGGATACCAAGGCAGGGAAGTGTGGGCCCCGCTCCGTGTAGCTCGGATCGGGCAGATCAATCCGATGGCCACCAAGAGGCACAAAAAGGAGGAGGATCGTGTAGTCTACGGGTTGATCCCGCGCCCTGCATTGGATCGGGGTATCATAGTATCAATCAAGTCGCGACAACCGTTTGTCCGGAGTCGCATGGGATGAGGTGAGGGATCTATGAGTGTCCGATTTTATTATTGTCGTACGTGCATGACTTTAGTCGTGCGTATTGCGTTGGGGCGGGTTTGTAGTTCCGACTGTAGTCGGCTCCCGTGCTGCCGCCGCGCATGAAGTTTAAAACCCATTGCAAGGATACCAAGGCAGGGAAGTGTGGGCCCCGCTCCGTGTAGCTCGGATCGGGCAGATCAATCCGAGGGCCACCCAAAGGCACAATAGATCACAAAAAAAGAGGGGGAATTCGTGTAGGGTTCGGGTTGATCCTGCGCCCGGTGCAATCTTGAGGTCTCTTGGGGTAAACCCAGTCGCTACAAGGGATTTCTCTGGGCGTGGAGGTTCGATTCCTGCGTCACCTCTTTCGGCACTCAAACGGATCACTCTGCCGATTCGACGGGCATCAGGGCGATATCGGGCCACTGAGTTCTTAAGTCGAGCCCGGTCCATCCGGTCGAAGTGATTTTCCAACCCTCACGGCGTGCGGCTTTTCTCCAGAGGTCCTCGTACCCACTGACGTCCAGATCGGGAAGGAAGAGGGTGACCGAAGTTCCTTCGGGCGGTGAGGCGACAATTTCCGGGTCCGGGCGGACGGTCGGGTGAAAGAGGAGAATCTCTGGAGCCGGAAGGGCAAGGGCGTTGTTCACGTACTTCCCCATGGCGATCACCGTTTCATACGGTCGGGTGGGGATGGTAAAGTTCTCGTAGCGGGGCACGATTGTCGAGGGGAACTCTTCTTCGGCGAAGAATTTCCGAAGCTCTCGACCGTAATCCCTCCCAAGGATGTCTGGGTCGGGAAGCACGATGCGTTGTTTTGAGTGAGTATCTGATTCGGCAGGAGCACCCTGGAGAATTTCGATCCAGTCGCCTTCAACGGCGATTTCCGGGGAATGTCGGATCCGACTGCCTACCTGGAATGCCACGGCGCAGAGAACGCCGCTGACAAGAGCTGCCGTGCCCAAGGAAATCACGATGACCCGCCATCGGTTTCGGAAGAGAAGAAGAATCATCGCGAAGGCGAGAGAAAGGGACGGAACGATCCACAGCTTTGGAATGATCCATTGCGTGCTGAATAAATTGCCGACGAACCAAATCGCTCCGACAGCCCCGACGGATGCGAGCAGGAGAGCGGGCCGGTTGGCTGTGGCTCGCCGGGTTCCCGCCC comes from the Puniceicoccus vermicola genome and includes:
- a CDS encoding Gfo/Idh/MocA family protein, whose translation is MTEQILRIGIVGAGGNSRLRHIPGFQEIEGVEVTGVVNRSRASSEEAAKEFDIPRVFEDWQSLVSDPEIDAVCIGTWPYLHREVTIAALRAGKHVLCEARMARNLAEAQEMALVASEHGDQVAQIVPSPFTLGDDEWIASRIAKGVLGNLLEVRSRFLNGALLDPKTPMNWRLDSEMSGKNTMVMGILHEAILRWVDFPDLEVTATAGFGAEKRPDENGELQPTVIPESLQIVAFPSSGPRLVYDLSQLHGGEPENSICINGEKGSLLVDLAAGKIVLAVEGEEPVVRTIEDAWDVEGEFVRSIREGTPVTRTNFTDGLKYMAFTEAVWESWNAESAVPVGQ
- a CDS encoding NAD(P) transhydrogenase subunit alpha; translated protein: MVIFVLNEASAGEKRCAATPETVKRLLALAPAPEVVVESGLGAASGYPDADYQSAGATVVQTRGEGLGRANVVLRVNAPAVDEIASYPSGALSISLLDPFNNRAALEAFSSAGVNAISLEMIPRTTLAQKMDVLSSQANLAGYSSVVVASGLLGKILPMMMTPAGTISPAKVFVIGVGVAGLQAIATAKRLGARVDAFDTRPVVEEQVKSLGAKFLKIDLGDTGQTDQGYAKELTPEQIELQQKGMAKACAGADIVITTAKLFGRPAPKIVTQEMVAGMRPGAVIVDLAADTGGNVEGTIPGEVAETDDGVRIIGTRCMEGTVARDASGMLASNLFALIEHFFDKESGNFDYREEDEILKGCLIVRDGAIVHEKFKNA
- a CDS encoding NAD(P) transhydrogenase subunit alpha, producing the protein MELVLLLFIFTLAAFLGFELIAKVPSQLHTPLMSGSNAISGITIVGAITATGLSDSVFAQWLGFIALVLATINVVGGYLVTDRMLGMFKKKEKTPK
- a CDS encoding NAD(P)(+) transhydrogenase (Re/Si-specific) subunit beta, which encodes MSAVFLNIAYIAAAVLFIFGIKMLGSASTARKGNMISAIGMLLAVVVTLMKSGMDFQWVWIGLGLGTVIGVVWARVVKMTGMPELVALFNGFGGLASVFVAWAEYQKYFSEGGIGGIENATFIAVVIAVATWIGALTFSGSLIAWAKLSGKLGGSATILPKQRLIALVLLILSVGSVAFFGWAPDSPVAYGVFLGVLVAGIGLGIFGVLPIGGGDMPVVISLLNSLSGLAASAAGFAIQNNVLIVAGCLVGCSGLILTLIMCKAMNRNLANVLFSGFGSAGGAADTEVEGEMKAATTSDAYYVLEAAQTVVIIPGYGMAVAQAQHAVKELGDLLEENGAEVFYAIHPVAGRMPGHMNVLLAEADVPYEQLVEMDAINPRMPSVDVAIVIGANDVVNPAASEDQSSPIYGMPIIKANEARTVYALKRGKGAGFSGLVNKLYFLEKTRMLYGDAKETVTALVSEFKK
- a CDS encoding O-antigen ligase family protein, with translation MIFTDSPIRSTFGWESPNEAAIFFATLVPFLLTGMLWARKIRIAKIKYPLLTCLMLGEALLYLSLARTGSRSGALALVVGSGFYSLLLWRAHALSPKLWAANALARILLFGVVALFTVTGSRFSPEALLNDRSGEIRLDLWKAGLKMLALEPWTGWGVGQSGLQYMHWFQPPDDPKRVAGTIQSFLHIGVERGIPALWLFTTTVLLLPILSFLGIRRLSPREKSAKSIENSDPSFARRHSEDRAGTRRATANRPALLLASVGAVGAIWFVGNLFSTQWIIPKLWIVPSLSLAFAMILLLFRNRWRVIVISLGTAALVSGVLCAVAFQVGSRIRHSPEIAVEGDWIEILQGAPAESDTHSKQRIVLPDPDILGRDYGRELRKFFAEEEFPSTIVPRYENFTIPTRPYETVIAMGKYVNNALALPAPEILLFHPTVRPDPEIVASPPEGTSVTLFLPDLDVSGYEDLWRKAARREGWKITSTGWTGLDLRTQWPDIALMPVESAE